A DNA window from Paralichthys olivaceus isolate ysfri-2021 chromosome 3, ASM2471397v2, whole genome shotgun sequence contains the following coding sequences:
- the znf648 gene encoding zinc finger protein 648 has translation MQMISCPTLKVTMTENTSTRMDVERGNERTYHKTHGGIHFLRDGQIVSNTHNMKSDPSLGGMCTNVNSESTDTGILYLNPQTPNWSPAEKFADLSSGNKTGICDDRDHSTEALSQCTKYLGNNKINGCGDVHLDAMQNNCSRYLKSHQVQRDPSVNRRASKLKELNVEEYSPGGGGNKTKKKNMNSPSLKKLLKKHDNDKIPRLLVAMKKRGEVDAEHRPFKCPHCHWAFKKLCNLQSHLQTHSGLKPHVCDICGKAYSHQGTLQQHKRLHTGERPYHCPFCVKTYIWSSDYRKHIRTHTGEKPYICDTCGKDFIRSSDLRKHERNMHTNNKPFPCTHCDKTFNKPLSLKRHERKHLGERPFSCPDCGKAFALPSRMAEHRKAHEGVRPFVCSVCSKCFTKSSNLTEHKAIHSGARPYKCTECGLAFAMASRLVRHQYVHNKEKPLSCTGCSKNFCHLETLKLHQEQTCAGRIFVCVDCDKSFQCAAKLAQHMLSHRDKSV, from the coding sequence atgcagatgattTCATGCCCCACTTTAAAAGTGACCATGACTGAAAACACGTCTACCAGGATGGACGTTGAAAGGGGAAATGAAAGGACATATCATAAAACACATGGTGGCATACATTTTCTCCGAGATGGACAGATTGTCAGTAACACTCATAACATGAAGAGTGACCCTTCCCTTGGAGGTATGTGTACAAATGTGAACTCAGAGAGCACTGACACTGGGATCCTGTACCTGAACCCTCAGACACCAAATTGGTCACCTGCTGAGAAGTTTGCTGACCTTTCTTcaggaaataaaactggaatCTGTGACGACCGAGACCACAGCACTGAAGCATTATCACAGTGCACTAAATATCTCggcaacaataaaataaatgggtGTGGTGACGTGCATTTGGATGCTATGCAAAACAATTGCTCGAGATACCTCAAGAGCCACCAAGTGCAAAGGGACCCCTCAGTCAATCGAAGAGCATCCAAGCTTAAAGAGCTGAATGTTGAGGAATATTCCCCAGGTGGAGGAGGGAATAAGACCAAAAAGAAGAATATGAATAGTCCCTCTCTTAAGAAATTACTTAAAAAGCATGACAACGACAAGATCCCTCGACTTTTGGTAGCTATGAAAAAACGTGGTGAAGTCGACGCAGAGCACCGTCCCTTCAAGTGTCCACACTGCCACTGGGCCTTTAAGAAGCTATGCAACCTGCAGAGCCACCTACAAACACACTCTGGCCTCAAGCCGCATGTGTGCGATATATGTGGCAAGGCTTACTCCCATCAGGGCACGCTGCAGCAGCACAAGCGTCTGCACACGGGTGAAAGACCATATCACTGCCCCTTCTGTGTCAAGACCTACATTTGGTCCTCAGATTACCGTAAGCATATCCGCACACACACCGGTGAGAAGCCCTACATCTGTGACACTTGTGGCAAGGATTTCATTCGCTCCTCTGACCTGCGCAAGCACGAGCGGAACATGCACACCAACAACAAGCCCTTCCCCTGCACACACTGTGACAAGACCTTCAATAAACCTCTCTCCCTGAAGCGTCATGAGCGCAAGCACCTGGGCGAAAGGCCTTTCTCCTGCCCTGACTGCGGGAAGGCCTTCGCCCTGCCCAGCCGCATGGCCGAGCACCGCAAGGCACACGAAGGAGTGCGTCCGTTTGTGTGCTCAGTTTGCTCCAAGTGCTTCACAAAGTCCTCCAATCTGACCGAGCACAAGGCCATCCACAGTGGTGCGCGGCCCTATAAATGCACAGAGTGCGGTTTGGCGTTTGCCATGGCCTCCCGCCTCGTTCGTCACCAGTACGTGCACAATAAAGAGAAACCCCTCAGCTGCACGGGCTGCAGCAAGAACTTCTGCCACCTTGAGACACTGAAGCTTCACCAGGAGCAAACGTGTGCTGGGAgaatctttgtctgtgtggacTGTGACAAATCTTTCCAGTGTGCTGCAAAGCTCGCGCAGCATATGCTGAGCCACAGGGACAagagtgtgtga
- the glulb gene encoding glutamine synthetase encodes MATSASSKLNKAVKQQYMSLPQGDKVQAIYIWIDGSGEGLRCKTRTLDSEPKTIEDLPEWNFDGSSTYQSEGSNSDMYLIPAAMFRDPFRKDPNKLVLCEVLKYNHKPAETNLRHTCRKIMAMVDNSQPWFGMEQEYTILGTDGHPFGWPSNGFPGPQGPYYCGVGADKAYGRDVVEAHYRACLYAGVQICGTNAEVMPAQWEFQVGPCEGINMGDHLWIARFILHRVCEDFGVVASFDPKPISGNWNGAGCHTNFSTKEMREDGGLKVIEESIERLSKRHMYHIRAYDPKGGLDNARRLTGHHETSNIDAFSAGVANRGASIRIPRAVGQDKKGYFEDRRPSANCDPYIVTEALVRTCLLKEEGEEPTDYSK; translated from the exons ATGGCCACATCAGCGAGTTCAAAGCTGAACAAAGCTGTGAAGCAGCAGTACATGAGTCTCCCTCAAGGAGACAAGGTACAAGCTATTTACATCTGGATCGATGGGTCCGGAGAAGGGCTCCGCTGCAAGACCAGAACTTTAGATTCTGAGCCCAAGACGATTGAAG ACCTTCCTGAGTGGAACTTTGACGGCTCCAGCACCTACCAGTCAGAGGGCTCCAACAGCGACATGTACCTGATCCCTGCAGCTATGTTCAGAGACCCGTTCAGGAAAGACCCCAACAAGCTGGTGCTCTGTGAAGTTCTCAAGTACAACCACAAGCCAGCAG AGACCAACCTGCGTCACACCTGTAGAAAGATCATGGCCATGGTGGATAACAGTCAGCCGTGGTTTGGTATGGAGCAGGAGTACACGATCCTGGGCACAGATGGACACCCCTTTGGCTGGCCCTCCAACGGCTTCCCAGGTCCCCAGG GGCCTTATTATTGTGGTGTTGGAGCCGATAAGGCATATGGACGAGACGTAGTGGAAGCTCACTACAGAGCCTGTCTGTATGCAGGGGTTCAGATCTGTGGAACCAATGCTGAAGTCATGCCAGCTCAG tgggaGTTCCAGGTTGGGCCCTGTGAAGGTATCAACATGGGGGACCACCTGTGGATTGCTCGTTTCATCCTTCACAGGGTCTGTGAGGATTTTGGCGTGGTGGCGTCCTTTGACCCGAAGCCTATCTCAGGGAACTGGAATGGTGCTGGCTGCCACACCAACTTCAGCACGAAGGAAATGCGAGAAGATGGTGGACTGAA GGTCATTGAAGAGTCAATTGAAAGGCTGTCAAAGAGACACATGTATCACATCCGCGCCTACGACCCCAAGGGCGGCCTGGACAATGCTAGACGCCTCACTGGTCATCACGAAACCTCAAACATAGACGCATTCTCAGCCGGCGTGGCCAACCGTGGCGCCAGCATCCGCATCCCCCGGGCAGTGGGGCAGGATAAGAAGGGCTACTTCGAGGACCGTCGTCCATCGGCCAACTGCGATCCTTACATTGTCACAGAGGCTCTGGTGCGCACATGTTTACtcaaagaagaaggagaggagccCACAGATTACAGCAAATGA